Proteins encoded by one window of Nitrincola iocasae:
- a CDS encoding PhoX family protein, translated as MTIQQPPQVVIDNHEGDEPLSNQSDNPSFQQVFEKRLSRRAMMKGSMGTAMLGFFATSSYSSLAAAGSSRHTPLIGFEAISVSATDGVSLPKGYAHQVILPWGHPISGHQPAFDPMANSGRDQAHQMGSHHDGMHFFPIEGQDPYQGSSEDGLLVMNHEYVEPRFMHASTRGQSLSSSAVALNAEGQRDADEVLKEIHGHGVSIVRMKKQADGQWAIEADVRNRRIHGLTEMEISGPVRGTDFVKTRFSPEGTRVRGTLNNCANGVTPWNTYLAAEENWSGYFVNHAEQPREQSRYGVTKEGAGRYGWELADTGADEFIRFNVTPAGASATEDYRNEVNGFGWVVEIDPFNPDVTPVKRTQLGRFAHEGVVFQPAVEGQPIVCYAGDDSRFEYIYKYVSAQSYYKETAGGHLLDNGTLYVARFNEDGSGDWLPLVFGMGPLTPENGFNSQADVLVNTRLAADTLGATKMDRPEWGAVDRKTGEVYFTLTNNSRRKETDAVNPRIENNWGQIVRWREHNDQVNAIQFEWNLFVLAGPESDSELAGQPLDGGSMFNSPDGLWFDADSRLWIQTDMSESIVNTGPWEQFGNNQMLAADPVNNVIRRFLVGPIGQEITGVVTTPDQKTMFVNVQHPGATTSAEDFAAGKLASHWPHDGSPYPRSATLVISREDGGVIGA; from the coding sequence ATGACAATCCAGCAACCCCCGCAAGTCGTTATTGATAATCATGAGGGTGATGAGCCGCTGAGCAACCAGTCGGATAACCCTTCGTTTCAGCAAGTGTTTGAAAAGCGCTTATCCCGTCGTGCCATGATGAAAGGTAGTATGGGTACCGCTATGCTGGGTTTCTTCGCCACCAGTAGCTATTCCAGCCTGGCCGCAGCGGGCAGCAGCCGTCACACGCCATTGATCGGCTTTGAAGCGATTTCTGTTTCGGCTACCGATGGGGTCAGCTTACCCAAGGGCTATGCGCATCAGGTTATACTCCCCTGGGGACATCCTATCTCGGGTCATCAGCCTGCCTTCGATCCGATGGCTAATTCCGGTAGGGATCAGGCTCACCAGATGGGCAGTCATCATGATGGTATGCATTTCTTCCCGATAGAGGGACAGGACCCATACCAGGGCAGTTCTGAGGATGGATTGCTGGTGATGAACCATGAATATGTTGAGCCGCGCTTTATGCATGCATCGACTCGTGGGCAGTCCCTGTCCAGCTCAGCTGTTGCGTTGAACGCTGAGGGTCAGCGTGATGCGGATGAAGTACTCAAGGAAATCCATGGCCATGGTGTCAGTATTGTACGTATGAAGAAACAGGCCGATGGACAGTGGGCCATAGAAGCTGATGTGCGTAACCGCCGTATCCACGGCCTGACTGAGATGGAAATCAGCGGTCCGGTACGAGGCACAGATTTTGTTAAAACCCGTTTCAGCCCTGAAGGTACGCGAGTCCGCGGTACGCTGAATAATTGTGCAAACGGTGTTACGCCCTGGAATACCTACCTGGCAGCTGAAGAAAACTGGTCGGGTTATTTTGTTAATCACGCTGAGCAGCCTCGCGAACAAAGTCGCTATGGCGTGACTAAAGAAGGTGCGGGACGCTATGGATGGGAGCTGGCTGACACGGGCGCTGATGAGTTTATCCGCTTCAATGTCACTCCAGCCGGCGCATCGGCCACCGAAGACTACCGTAATGAAGTTAATGGTTTTGGTTGGGTGGTTGAAATTGATCCGTTCAATCCGGACGTGACACCGGTCAAGCGCACTCAGTTGGGCCGTTTTGCCCATGAAGGGGTGGTATTCCAGCCTGCTGTCGAGGGTCAGCCCATCGTGTGCTATGCCGGTGATGATTCTCGTTTTGAGTATATTTACAAATATGTCAGTGCTCAGTCCTATTACAAGGAGACAGCTGGCGGTCATTTGTTGGACAACGGTACCCTGTATGTGGCGCGTTTCAATGAAGATGGCTCAGGTGACTGGTTACCACTGGTGTTCGGTATGGGGCCTTTGACGCCGGAAAACGGCTTCAACTCCCAAGCTGATGTACTGGTGAACACTCGACTCGCAGCGGACACCCTGGGTGCGACCAAAATGGACCGTCCCGAATGGGGCGCGGTTGATCGGAAAACCGGTGAAGTTTATTTTACCCTTACCAACAACAGTCGCCGTAAAGAAACGGATGCGGTCAACCCACGTATTGAAAATAACTGGGGTCAGATCGTGCGCTGGCGCGAGCACAATGATCAGGTCAATGCCATTCAGTTTGAGTGGAACCTGTTTGTACTGGCTGGCCCTGAATCCGATTCGGAACTGGCAGGACAACCACTGGATGGTGGCAGCATGTTCAACAGCCCGGATGGGTTGTGGTTTGATGCCGACTCACGCCTGTGGATTCAAACTGATATGAGCGAAAGTATTGTCAATACCGGTCCGTGGGAACAGTTTGGTAATAACCAGATGCTGGCGGCTGATCCGGTGAATAATGTGATCCGTCGCTTCCTGGTGGGGCCGATCGGTCAGGAGATTACCGGCGTGGTCACTACACCGGATCAGAAAACCATGTTCGTCAACGTACAGCACCCAGGTGCGACTACGTCGGCGGAAGACTTTGCCGCTGGTAAGTTAGCCAGTCACTGGCCACACGATGGTTCGCCCTATCCGCGTTCAGCAACCCTGGTGATCAGCCGTGAAGATGGTGGTGTGATCGGCGCCTGA
- a CDS encoding response regulator, with protein sequence MNSRSVIFVASDSEVIADTVIEQLGTEFKTIQRCVHYQAVAIAQQFLRSEAEVILLAYQSLDSAIHLRKTLTEVCHKKRANPFHTVTLCNKDSVEQAYQLSKQRFFYDYVVFWPLSYDPYRLIMSVHQALDDLGYNADIQKQRFELEAKTHSIKSVTQLVEQMLAEQKTKKSELDSLIKSALKKLNQPVSQQQKTLVAMVIDDDEFHCRLLKKMLENEGFEVHVAESGSDALQQLKQVHPDIILLDVFMPDMSGIETLRQLKNDSALESIPVIMVSGHHEKEVVLDCIMLGAVNYIVKPIDKETLRAHLPFRL encoded by the coding sequence ATGAATAGTCGTTCAGTTATATTTGTGGCTTCGGATAGTGAGGTCATTGCTGATACGGTGATTGAGCAACTGGGGACTGAGTTCAAAACAATACAGCGTTGTGTACACTATCAGGCGGTGGCGATAGCACAGCAGTTTCTGCGTAGTGAGGCTGAAGTGATACTGTTGGCCTACCAGTCGCTGGATAGTGCCATTCACCTGCGCAAGACTTTAACAGAGGTTTGCCATAAAAAAAGAGCTAACCCTTTTCATACGGTGACGCTCTGCAACAAAGACAGTGTGGAACAGGCCTATCAACTTAGCAAACAGCGGTTTTTTTATGATTATGTGGTGTTCTGGCCACTTAGTTATGATCCTTACCGCTTGATAATGTCAGTCCACCAAGCTCTGGATGACCTGGGATACAATGCTGATATCCAGAAACAGCGATTTGAGTTGGAAGCAAAAACCCATAGCATTAAATCGGTAACCCAACTGGTTGAACAAATGTTGGCGGAACAAAAAACCAAAAAATCAGAACTCGACAGTCTGATTAAATCCGCATTAAAAAAGCTCAATCAACCTGTCAGCCAGCAGCAAAAAACCTTGGTCGCTATGGTGATTGATGATGATGAGTTTCACTGTCGGTTATTAAAGAAAATGCTTGAAAATGAAGGCTTTGAGGTTCATGTGGCAGAGAGTGGAAGTGATGCTCTGCAACAGTTAAAGCAGGTACATCCGGACATCATTCTGCTGGATGTGTTTATGCCGGACATGAGTGGTATTGAAACACTGCGGCAATTGAAAAATGATTCGGCGCTGGAGTCTATACCAGTAATCATGGTGAGTGGACACCATGAAAAAGAGGTGGTGTTGGACTGTATCATGCTGGGAGCGGTTAACTATATTGTAAAACCGATAGATAAAGAGACCTTGAGAGCACACCTACCCTTTCGGTTATAA
- a CDS encoding amphi-Trp domain-containing protein has product MSKKRTFHHESLQEPAQLVKILQALIDGLEKGNIKLDDGSGKIRLQPEGLLNLDLQAIKEAGVNKLNVKVTWRDKSQKKTTADKDPLKIS; this is encoded by the coding sequence ATGAGCAAAAAACGAACATTCCATCACGAGTCTTTGCAGGAACCGGCGCAACTGGTCAAAATCCTTCAGGCGCTGATCGATGGTTTGGAAAAAGGAAACATCAAACTGGATGATGGTAGCGGCAAGATCAGGCTCCAGCCCGAAGGGCTGTTAAACCTCGATCTACAGGCAATAAAAGAAGCTGGCGTTAACAAACTCAACGTAAAGGTTACCTGGCGCGATAAGTCTCAAAAGAAAACAACAGCAGACAAAGACCCACTCAAAATCAGCTGA
- a CDS encoding 2-aminoethylphosphonate--pyruvate transaminase yields MHNEPYLLTPGPLTTSLSVKQAMLRDWGSWDGDFNQITAAICQDLLTLANAQQTHVCVPLQGSGTYLVEAVFATLLAKDSKTLVLMNGAYGQRAAAILQRMGKTCVTLDKGDYQPPLAQEVDELLRQDPLITHVVVIHCETSSGILNPVDAIAKVVAAQGRELIIDSMSAFGALPVDANELPFTALVSSANKCLEGVPGFGFALIRETALVSCEGQSPSLSLDLYDQWRYMQKTGQWRFTPPTHVVAAFHQALQEYQLEGGQSARLARYSRNRDRLVAGMRALGFQTLLEDAWLSPIIITFLSPDDPAFSFMPFYQQMKSRGFLIYPGKLTQVESFRLGCIGQLFDSQINAVLEAVADSCTALGLTAIQPPQTMSL; encoded by the coding sequence ATGCACAACGAACCCTATCTACTGACGCCCGGTCCACTGACGACCAGTTTGAGTGTAAAACAAGCCATGCTGCGTGACTGGGGCTCCTGGGATGGTGATTTCAATCAAATCACCGCAGCTATTTGCCAAGACTTGCTGACACTGGCCAATGCTCAGCAAACCCATGTCTGTGTCCCACTGCAGGGGAGTGGTACCTATCTAGTCGAAGCAGTTTTCGCCACGCTGTTGGCTAAGGACAGCAAGACGCTGGTGCTGATGAATGGTGCTTATGGTCAGCGAGCCGCCGCCATACTGCAACGCATGGGAAAGACCTGTGTGACGCTGGATAAGGGAGATTACCAGCCGCCATTGGCCCAGGAGGTTGACGAACTGCTGCGCCAGGACCCACTGATCACCCATGTGGTGGTGATTCACTGTGAAACCAGTTCGGGTATTCTCAATCCAGTGGACGCTATCGCCAAGGTGGTAGCCGCACAAGGGCGAGAGCTGATTATTGACTCCATGAGTGCGTTTGGCGCCTTGCCGGTGGATGCCAACGAACTACCCTTTACCGCACTGGTTTCGTCAGCCAATAAGTGTTTAGAAGGGGTACCCGGGTTTGGCTTCGCGCTGATCCGCGAAACAGCACTGGTTTCGTGTGAAGGGCAGTCACCCTCCTTGTCACTGGATCTCTATGACCAATGGCGCTATATGCAAAAAACCGGTCAGTGGCGTTTTACCCCACCTACGCATGTGGTGGCTGCCTTTCATCAGGCGCTGCAGGAGTATCAGTTAGAGGGTGGACAGTCAGCACGACTGGCGCGTTATAGCCGCAATCGTGATCGGCTGGTAGCCGGCATGCGTGCACTGGGATTTCAGACTCTGCTTGAAGATGCCTGGCTATCACCCATTATTATTACTTTCCTGTCTCCGGATGATCCGGCCTTTAGCTTTATGCCGTTTTATCAACAGATGAAGAGCCGTGGTTTTCTGATTTATCCGGGTAAATTGACCCAAGTCGAGAGCTTCCGGCTGGGCTGTATCGGCCAGCTTTTTGATTCGCAGATCAATGCTGTTCTGGAGGCTGTGGCGGACAGCTGTACTGCCCTCGGGCTGACTGCGATCCAACCCCCTCAGACTATGTCCCTGTAA
- the phnX gene encoding phosphonoacetaldehyde hydrolase yields the protein MFSYQRRYCGQVQAVIMDLAGTCVDFGSLAPIQAFQSLFAAEGLAITQAEARAPMGKEKREHIEALLAMPRIAEAWLAVKHQPADSAEVDRLYTAFVGYQQASIAQNNQLIAGMDELLGYCDEQGIDIGVNTGYSREMIAELLPVLAEQGFKPLSVVCATDVPAGRPYPWMALQNARDLSVSCVQACVKVDDTAVGIEEGLNAGMWTVAVAVSGNQTGLSQTDWLALSDTQQQQLRLAAHEALARSGAHYIIDSIAELPEVLEEIGFRLAGAEQP from the coding sequence ATGTTTAGTTATCAGCGTCGTTATTGCGGGCAGGTTCAAGCAGTGATCATGGATCTGGCTGGCACCTGTGTGGATTTTGGATCTCTGGCACCGATCCAGGCTTTTCAGAGCCTGTTTGCCGCGGAAGGGTTGGCGATTACCCAGGCTGAAGCGCGTGCGCCCATGGGCAAAGAAAAGCGTGAACATATTGAGGCTCTATTGGCCATGCCCCGTATCGCTGAAGCCTGGCTGGCTGTTAAGCATCAGCCAGCAGACTCGGCCGAAGTCGACCGCCTTTATACTGCGTTTGTGGGTTACCAACAGGCCAGCATCGCGCAAAACAATCAACTGATAGCGGGTATGGATGAGCTGCTTGGCTATTGTGATGAACAGGGGATAGATATCGGGGTGAATACCGGTTACAGCCGCGAAATGATTGCCGAGTTGCTGCCAGTATTAGCCGAGCAGGGCTTTAAACCGCTATCGGTGGTATGTGCGACTGATGTACCGGCAGGGCGCCCTTACCCCTGGATGGCGCTACAAAACGCTCGGGATCTGTCGGTCAGTTGTGTACAGGCCTGCGTCAAGGTAGATGATACCGCTGTGGGAATCGAAGAGGGCCTCAATGCAGGCATGTGGACGGTTGCCGTTGCGGTTTCGGGTAATCAGACCGGCCTGTCACAAACGGATTGGCTGGCGCTGTCAGACACTCAGCAACAACAGTTGCGTCTGGCTGCCCACGAGGCACTGGCTCGTTCAGGAGCGCACTATATTATTGACTCAATTGCCGAGCTTCCTGAAGTGTTGGAGGAGATAGGCTTTCGTCTGGCGGGCGCTGAACAGCCTTGA
- a CDS encoding HAD family hydrolase: MKVPHLVVFDLDHTLLAGDSSELWAGEMARLGWIDDIDTFQAKHRVLMDTYATGNLDMEAYLTLNLEPLKARPYVEVAKIAETFVREQLLGRLYEDGLSLISQLRIAGHHLLMISASEIFLVEPVAQALGFDGVIGIDPELKDNCFTGRALLPMSYQAGKVHHCRRYAEQMELSDWPVAFYSDSHNDIPLLDEADAPVVVNPNERLAAVAKARGWPVMQLN; encoded by the coding sequence ATGAAAGTACCCCATCTGGTTGTTTTTGATCTTGATCACACACTGCTGGCCGGTGACAGCTCTGAGCTTTGGGCTGGTGAAATGGCTCGCCTGGGCTGGATTGATGATATCGATACCTTTCAGGCAAAACACCGTGTGTTGATGGACACCTATGCCACCGGCAATCTGGATATGGAGGCCTACCTGACGCTTAATCTGGAACCCTTGAAAGCGCGACCTTATGTCGAGGTTGCCAAAATAGCCGAAACCTTCGTCCGGGAGCAGTTGCTGGGGCGTTTGTATGAGGATGGACTGAGTCTGATTAGTCAGTTGCGTATCGCCGGGCATCATCTGCTGATGATTTCTGCCAGTGAAATATTTCTGGTGGAGCCTGTGGCTCAAGCGCTGGGTTTTGATGGTGTGATAGGCATAGATCCGGAACTGAAGGATAACTGTTTTACCGGTCGAGCCCTGCTACCTATGAGCTATCAGGCTGGAAAAGTACACCATTGTCGCCGCTACGCTGAACAGATGGAGTTGAGTGACTGGCCGGTAGCGTTTTACTCGGATTCACATAATGATATACCGCTGCTGGATGAGGCTGATGCGCCCGTTGTCGTTAACCCGAACGAGCGCCTGGCGGCAGTTGCCAAAGCGCGGGGGTGGCCGGTAATGCAATTGAACTGA
- a CDS encoding putative 2-aminoethylphosphonate ABC transporter permease subunit — protein MSIDFPMARLADWRYKINSETLLKLLFLLAALALMLIGLALPLYTMLLKSLQNSSGEFIGLMNYRYYFSTPALVNSILNSFSIALMTTLLVVVLAFLCAYGITRTCMPGKKLFRTLTLLPILAPSLLPAISLVYIFGTQGYMKSLLGDTSIYGPVGIVIGMCFWIFPHALMILITALSNSDARLYEAAKAMKTSTFRTFMTVTLPGVRYGLMSCAFVVFTLAITDFGVPKVIGGQFSLLATDIYKQVVGQQNFQMGAVVSVILLLPAVFTFIADRWVQRKQTSQLSSRAVPYQPEPSPMRDGLFAVLCYTVAAVILLIIGTAVYASLIQFWPYNLSFTLTHYSFDGLGGSGWESWFNSLKMAGGVAVIGTLVIFTNAWLVEKSKEFALLRQTVHLFAILPMAVPGMVLGLAYIFFFNHPDNPLNLLYGTLAILILNTLIHFYTVCHLTSMTALKQLDPEFESVGASLKVPFWRTYIRVTLPVSLPAVLDISVYLFVNAMTTVSAVVFLYGPDTRLAAVSVLHLDEAGYFASAAAMAVLILLTSMGVKVLHALVTHLLLKKAQVWRQR, from the coding sequence ATGAGCATTGATTTTCCTATGGCTCGCCTTGCTGACTGGCGCTATAAAATCAACTCGGAAACACTGCTTAAACTATTGTTTTTACTGGCAGCTCTAGCGTTGATGCTGATTGGCCTGGCGTTACCGCTTTATACTATGCTGTTGAAAAGTTTACAGAATAGCAGCGGTGAATTTATCGGTCTGATGAATTATCGCTATTATTTTTCTACACCGGCGTTAGTTAACTCGATACTGAATTCATTTTCTATTGCCTTGATGACGACGCTGCTGGTGGTAGTGTTAGCATTTTTGTGTGCTTATGGCATTACCCGAACCTGTATGCCGGGGAAAAAGCTGTTTCGTACACTGACGTTACTACCAATATTGGCACCGTCACTGCTGCCAGCCATTAGTCTGGTGTACATCTTTGGCACCCAGGGGTATATGAAATCGCTGCTGGGCGATACCAGCATCTACGGTCCTGTTGGTATTGTGATCGGTATGTGTTTCTGGATTTTTCCACATGCATTGATGATCCTGATCACGGCCCTGTCCAACAGTGATGCGCGTTTGTATGAAGCGGCCAAGGCGATGAAGACCTCGACGTTTCGAACCTTTATGACGGTGACGCTGCCGGGTGTTCGTTACGGGTTAATGTCCTGTGCGTTTGTGGTGTTCACCCTGGCTATTACCGATTTTGGTGTGCCCAAGGTTATCGGGGGCCAGTTTAGCTTATTGGCAACGGACATTTATAAGCAGGTTGTCGGCCAGCAGAACTTCCAGATGGGGGCGGTTGTCAGCGTCATTCTGCTGTTACCTGCGGTGTTTACCTTTATCGCTGATCGCTGGGTGCAACGCAAACAAACCTCACAGCTGTCATCCAGAGCCGTACCCTATCAACCCGAACCCTCACCAATGCGCGATGGGCTGTTTGCCGTACTTTGCTATACTGTTGCTGCGGTGATTTTGCTGATTATTGGCACCGCTGTGTATGCTTCGCTGATTCAATTTTGGCCCTATAACTTGAGTTTCACCCTCACTCACTACAGTTTTGACGGTCTGGGGGGGAGTGGCTGGGAGTCCTGGTTTAACTCGCTGAAAATGGCTGGAGGAGTGGCTGTAATTGGTACGCTGGTGATTTTTACCAACGCCTGGCTAGTGGAGAAAAGCAAGGAGTTTGCGCTGCTGAGACAGACGGTGCATCTGTTTGCCATATTGCCTATGGCGGTGCCTGGAATGGTGTTGGGGCTGGCGTACATCTTCTTTTTTAACCATCCAGATAATCCGCTGAATCTGCTCTATGGCACCCTGGCGATTCTGATTCTTAACACCCTGATCCATTTTTATACTGTGTGCCATCTGACCTCGATGACGGCGCTAAAACAACTTGATCCGGAGTTCGAATCGGTTGGGGCATCACTCAAGGTGCCTTTCTGGCGTACTTATATCCGTGTGACTCTGCCGGTATCTCTGCCTGCCGTATTGGATATTTCAGTGTATTTGTTTGTGAATGCCATGACCACGGTATCGGCGGTGGTGTTTCTCTATGGCCCCGATACACGCCTGGCGGCCGTTTCGGTATTGCACCTGGATGAGGCCGGTTACTTTGCCAGCGCGGCGGCGATGGCCGTATTGATACTGCTGACCTCTATGGGGGTGAAAGTTCTGCATGCGCTGGTGACCCATCTGTTACTGAAGAAAGCTCAGGTCTGGCGACAGCGCTGA
- a CDS encoding metallophosphoesterase family protein, with translation MPAVSSSASPPIAPDYTGHEWLKARLPTGLVPWLEGAGDSWYQAASSYTTELSQALHHLSNPEHWRWPERLVLFFTDLHADAEAFSASLVASGVFARNGPQPSDLALKRPVDQFEIILGGDCLDKGPSNLQLLRLIRHLLDRQVQLTLLSGNHDLRLQLAIQSLDNPNCPRNGHFLLRLGSKVMPLCVELLSQYPLSAAERSSLPNEHSCEARLMPANDWPDQFRKGAADTLSPAQIELELERLTSRKQRFFAAASQAGLSFQQIYAAMHRWKQLFLQPDGEFHWFIQHQQLLCQRGSFLFVHAGCDDAIAQQLVEQDCDSLNTAFQEARQGEAFALYFGPLGNMLRTKYRRQDPQLSTRSSQDLITSGIHALVHGHRNLHHGQRITFRANMIHFECDSTLNSTSRKLEGLSGGGAAVTLIHPQGYVMGISSDYPSIKFFQPDSLQTITTQLL, from the coding sequence ATGCCAGCCGTCTCTTCTTCAGCCTCACCACCAATAGCGCCAGACTATACAGGGCATGAATGGTTGAAAGCACGTTTACCAACAGGCCTGGTCCCTTGGCTTGAGGGGGCTGGAGATAGCTGGTATCAGGCCGCCTCCTCGTATACGACAGAATTGTCACAAGCCTTACACCACTTGTCCAATCCCGAGCACTGGCGCTGGCCGGAACGCTTGGTGCTGTTTTTTACCGATTTGCATGCCGATGCCGAAGCCTTTTCGGCCTCACTGGTCGCCAGTGGTGTATTTGCCCGCAACGGACCACAACCATCAGACCTGGCACTCAAGCGGCCTGTAGACCAGTTTGAAATTATTCTGGGAGGCGACTGCCTGGATAAGGGTCCGTCAAATCTGCAGCTATTACGGCTGATTCGTCACCTTCTGGATAGGCAGGTACAACTGACCCTACTTAGTGGCAATCATGATTTGCGTCTGCAACTAGCCATCCAATCACTGGATAACCCCAACTGTCCCCGTAATGGTCACTTTCTGTTACGTCTGGGAAGTAAGGTCATGCCACTATGCGTCGAGTTGTTAAGTCAGTACCCGCTCTCTGCGGCTGAGCGATCCAGCTTGCCCAATGAGCACAGCTGTGAAGCCAGGCTCATGCCAGCGAATGACTGGCCCGACCAGTTTCGTAAAGGTGCAGCAGACACCCTGAGTCCGGCCCAGATCGAGTTGGAACTGGAGCGCCTGACCTCACGTAAACAACGTTTTTTTGCTGCCGCCAGCCAGGCAGGACTAAGTTTCCAGCAAATTTATGCCGCCATGCACCGCTGGAAACAACTGTTTTTGCAACCGGATGGCGAGTTTCATTGGTTTATTCAGCATCAGCAACTGCTCTGCCAGCGTGGTAGTTTTTTGTTTGTACATGCCGGTTGTGATGATGCTATTGCACAGCAATTGGTTGAACAGGATTGTGACAGCCTGAACACGGCCTTTCAGGAAGCTCGCCAGGGTGAAGCCTTCGCCCTGTATTTCGGTCCTCTAGGCAATATGCTGCGCACAAAATATCGCAGACAGGATCCGCAATTATCCACCCGCTCCAGTCAGGACCTGATCACATCCGGCATTCATGCATTAGTTCATGGACACAGGAATCTACATCATGGTCAACGCATCACCTTTCGGGCTAATATGATACATTTCGAATGTGATTCAACTTTAAACAGCACATCACGTAAACTGGAAGGGTTATCTGGGGGAGGGGCAGCCGTCACACTGATTCATCCACAGGGGTATGTTATGGGCATCAGTAGCGACTATCCGTCGATCAAATTTTTTCAACCAGACAGCTTGCAGACAATCACTACCCAATTACTCTAG
- a CDS encoding EamA family transporter — protein sequence MSNLALVLVLISACMHAGWNLLGKKQVPSLAFFSLAMLGGALLFAPLLLVGRDWVGLGTDFWWLLLFSGGFQGVYMAGLAWAYARGEISVLYPLARALPVLLVPCVSFIIWQHLALSLRDIGGMLLIALAGFMLPLVRPSAFSWSLYLTPALGFMLMAAAGTVGYSLIDKSAIDLMRADGLSATLAGLQYMVLQAWMAVLWMFPVVALMPSERAAARLLLQGPARIWVLAGLMVLSTYGLVLIAMAYTEDVSYLVALRQASIPLGALLGVFWLKETLSGFRWFSLALMMTGLVLVALN from the coding sequence TTGAGTAACCTGGCACTGGTATTGGTGTTGATCTCTGCGTGTATGCATGCAGGCTGGAATTTGCTGGGTAAAAAACAGGTGCCCTCGTTGGCTTTTTTCTCGCTGGCGATGCTTGGAGGCGCGCTACTGTTTGCCCCGTTACTGCTGGTGGGTCGTGACTGGGTCGGGCTGGGCACTGACTTTTGGTGGTTACTGTTGTTCTCCGGTGGCTTTCAAGGGGTGTATATGGCCGGATTAGCCTGGGCTTATGCACGTGGTGAGATCAGTGTGCTTTATCCACTGGCGCGGGCTCTGCCTGTTCTGTTGGTGCCCTGTGTCAGCTTTATAATCTGGCAACACCTGGCACTGAGTTTGCGAGATATCGGCGGGATGCTACTGATCGCCCTGGCGGGTTTTATGTTGCCTTTGGTACGCCCCAGTGCTTTCAGCTGGTCACTCTACCTGACACCTGCACTAGGATTTATGCTGATGGCGGCAGCCGGTACGGTGGGTTACTCACTGATCGATAAATCCGCCATCGATCTGATGCGTGCAGATGGCTTGAGTGCCACGCTGGCCGGGTTGCAGTACATGGTATTACAGGCTTGGATGGCGGTGTTGTGGATGTTCCCGGTGGTAGCGTTGATGCCGAGTGAACGAGCGGCTGCTCGGCTATTATTGCAAGGACCCGCCAGGATCTGGGTGCTTGCCGGTCTGATGGTACTTAGTACTTATGGACTGGTGCTGATTGCTATGGCCTATACCGAAGATGTCAGTTATCTGGTCGCGCTGCGGCAGGCATCTATTCCGCTGGGAGCCTTGCTCGGCGTGTTCTGGCTGAAAGAAACCCTGTCAGGTTTTCGCTGGTTCTCCCTGGCACTAATGATGACCGGACTGGTTCTGGTTGCACTGAATTGA